A single genomic interval of Daucus carota subsp. sativus chromosome 1, DH1 v3.0, whole genome shotgun sequence harbors:
- the LOC108204605 gene encoding ADP-ribosylation factor isoform X1 → MGLSFTKLFSRLFAKKEMRILMVGLDAAGKTTILYKLKLGEIVTTIPTIGFNVETVEYKNISFTVWDVGGQDKIRPLWRHYFQNTQGLIFVVDSNDRDRVVEARDELHRMLNEDELRDAVLLVFANKQDLPNAMNAAEITDKLGLHSLRQRHWYIQSTCATSGEGLYEGLDWLSNNIANKVY, encoded by the exons ATGGGGTTGTCTTTCACCAAGCTGTTCAGTCGGTTGTTTGCAAAAAAGGAGATGCGTATACTTATGGTCGGTCTCGATGCTGCGGGTAAGACCACCATATTGTACAAGCTCAAATTGGGAGAGATTGTTACTACCATTCCAACAATTG GGTTCAATGTGGAGACTGTGGAATACAAGAACATCAGCTTCACTGTCTGGGACGTTGGTGGTCAGGACAAG ATTCGGCCCCTGTGGCGTCACTATTTCCAAAATACCCAAGGCCTCATCTTTGTCGTTGATAGCAATGACAGGGATCGTGTGGTTGAAGCGAGGGATGAGTTGCACAGGATGCTGAACGAG GATGAGCTGAGAGATGCAGTGCTGCTTGTTTTTGCTAACAAACAAGATCTACCCAATGCCATGAATGCCGCTGAGATAACTGATAAGCTTGGTCTTCACTCTCTCAGGCAGCGCCACTG GTACATCCAGAGCACATGTGCAACATCTGGGGAAGGGCTGTACGAGGGCCTGGACTGGCTTTCCAACAATATTGCTAACAAGGTATATTGA
- the LOC108204605 gene encoding ADP-ribosylation factor isoform X2, with translation MGLSFTKLFSRLFAKKEMRILMVGLDAAGKTTILYKLKLGEIVTTIPTIGFNVETVEYKNISFTVWDVGGQDKIRPLWRHYFQNTQGLIFVVDSNDRDRVVEARDELHRMLNEDELRDAVLLVFANKQDLPNAMNAAEITDKLGLHSLRQRHWYIQSTCATSGEGLYEGLDWLSNNIANKG, from the exons ATGGGGTTGTCTTTCACCAAGCTGTTCAGTCGGTTGTTTGCAAAAAAGGAGATGCGTATACTTATGGTCGGTCTCGATGCTGCGGGTAAGACCACCATATTGTACAAGCTCAAATTGGGAGAGATTGTTACTACCATTCCAACAATTG GGTTCAATGTGGAGACTGTGGAATACAAGAACATCAGCTTCACTGTCTGGGACGTTGGTGGTCAGGACAAG ATTCGGCCCCTGTGGCGTCACTATTTCCAAAATACCCAAGGCCTCATCTTTGTCGTTGATAGCAATGACAGGGATCGTGTGGTTGAAGCGAGGGATGAGTTGCACAGGATGCTGAACGAG GATGAGCTGAGAGATGCAGTGCTGCTTGTTTTTGCTAACAAACAAGATCTACCCAATGCCATGAATGCCGCTGAGATAACTGATAAGCTTGGTCTTCACTCTCTCAGGCAGCGCCACTG GTACATCCAGAGCACATGTGCAACATCTGGGGAAGGGCTGTACGAGGGCCTGGACTGGCTTTCCAACAATATTGCTAACAAG GGTTGA